In Cryptococcus depauperatus CBS 7841 chromosome 4, complete sequence, a single window of DNA contains:
- a CDS encoding T-complex protein 1 subunit epsilon, whose product MSVDQINPGQAVYAQDENGRPFIIVREQGKKVRTHGLEAIRSHILAARSVTQIIKTSLGPRGLDKILVSPDGDITVTNDGATILGQMEVEHQIAKLLVEVSKSQDDEIGDGTTGVVVLAGALLSSALSLLDKGIHPIRIADGYEKACEIAVAELDNVADKIEFSKEDTSNLFKTAKTALGSKIVSIAHDKFAQIAVDSVLSVADLARRDVDFELIKVDGKVGGSLEDTSLVKGVVVDKDMSHPQMPTTVKDAKMAILTCPFEPPRPKTKHKLDIESVEEFKKLKEYEKEKFLDMIKKVKDTGANLVICQWGFDDEANHLLMQNNLPAVRWVGGPEIELIAIATNGRIVPRFEDLSAEKLGSAGIVRELTFGTTRDKMLVIEECANSRAVTVFVRGSNKMIIDEAKRALHDAICVVRNLVRDNRVVYGGGAAEICASIAVSKRADEIPSIEQYAMRAFANALDAIPLALAENSGLSPIDTLADVKSRQVTEKNPRLGIDCLGQGENDMKTQHVYDPLISKKQQFLLATQVVRMILRVDDVIDASAFGDE is encoded by the exons aTGTCGGTGGATCAGATCAATCCTGGACAGGCTGTATATGCTCAAGACGAA AATGGACGTCCCTTTATTATAGTTCG CGAGCAAGGAAAAAAGGTTAGAACACATGGATTAGAGGCTATCAGG TCTCATATCCTCGCTGCCAGATCAG TGACACAAattatcaaaacttctCTTGGACCCCGTGGGCTTGATAAAATCCTCGTATCCCCAGATGGAGACATTACAGTCACTAACGACGGTGCCACTATTCTGGGACAAATGGAGGTGGAACACCAAATCGCCAAGCTACTTGTGGAAGTGAGCAAAAGCCaggatgatgagattgGGGATGGTACAACTGGTGTTGTTG TGCTAGCTGGCGCGCTCTTGTCTTCAGCTCTTTCATTGCTCGACAAAGGCATACATCCAATCCGCATTGCTGATGGATACGAGAAAGCTTGTGAAATTGCTGTTGCCGAATTGGATAATGTTGCCGACAAG ATTGAGTTCAGCAAGGAAGACACCTCAAACCTCTTTAAGACTGCCAAAACTGCATTGGGTAGCAAGAT CGTTTCAATTGCCCATGATAAGTTTGCTCAGATTGCTGTTGACTCTGTTCTCTCTGTTGCTGACCTCGCTCGTCGCgatgttgattttgaacTCATCAAAGTTGACGGCAAAGTTGGTGGCTCTCTGGAGGACACTTCCCTTGTCAAGGGTGTCGTCGTTGACAAGGACATGTCACACCCTCAAATGCCAACAACAGTCAAGGATGCCAAAATGGCTATTCTTACTTGTCCATTTGAACCCCCTAGGCCGAAAACCAAGCACAAGTTGGATATTGAGAGTGTGGAGGAGTTTaagaagctgaaagagTACGAAAAGGAGAAATTCTTGGACATGATTAAGAA GGTCAAAGACACTGGTGCAAACCTTGTCATCTGTCAATGGggttttgatgatgaagccAACCACCTTCTTATGCAGAACAACTTACCTGCGGTTCGATGGGTAGGTGGCCCTGAGATTGAACTCATTGCTATCGCCACCAATGGGCGAATTGTCCCTCGTTTTGAGGATCTGTCTGCCGAAAAGTTGGGAAGCGCCGGCATTGTCAGAGAATTGACCTTTGGAACAACGCGGGATAAGATGTTGGTCATTGAAGAATGTGCCAATTCTAGGGCTGTGACAGTCTTTGTCAGGGGAAGTAACAAAATG ATTATTGACGAGGCAAAGAGAGCACTCCATGATGCCATCTGCGTCGTTAGAAATCTTGTTCGAGACAACCGTGTCGTCTATGGCGGCGGTGCCGCTGAAATTTGTGCCTCCATCGCTGTCTCGAAGCGTGCCGATGAAATCCCCAGCATTGAGCAATACGCCATGCGTGCCTTTGCCAACGCTCTAGATGCTATACCTCTTGCACTTGCTGAAAATTCTGGCCTTTCCCCGATTGACACTCTTGCAGATGTTAAGAGCAGACAAGTAACTGAAAAGAACCCAAGATTGGGCATTGACTGTTTGGGACAAGGAGAAAATG ATATGAAAACGCAGCACGTCTACGATCCCCTAATTTCCAAGAAGCAGCAGTTTTTGCTTGCCACGCAAGTTGTGAGGATGATTCTACGTGTGGACGATGTAATAGATGCTTCAGCGTTTGGAGACGAGTGA
- a CDS encoding citrate (Si)-synthase, eukaryotic: MSFIAGRNVLRSQVKPSLARSFTSTHAAYVPSLKDRMAELIPKEIENVKAVRAAHGSKPLGETTVDMAYGGMRGIKGLIWEGSVLDPNEGIRFRGLTIPECQQKLPTAPGGSEPLPEGLFWLLLTGEVPTDEQVKGLSQEWAARATIPKFVEELIDRCPNTLHPMTQFSIAVNALNHDSAFAKAYSSGVHKKEYWKTTFDDSMDLIAKLPNIAGRIFRNVFGDGKLPPVDPNKDYSANLASLLGFGDNADFVELMRLYISIHSDHEGGNVSAHTGHLVGSALSDPFLAFGASLNGLAGPLHGLANQEVLRWVQKMRSQIGEDASDEKVAEYVWSTLKSGQVVPGYGHAVLRKTDPRYTAQREFALKHLPNDPLFKLVGQIYKIVPNILLEAGKAKNPWPNVDAHSGVLLTYYGLHQQDFYTVLFGVSRAFGVVSQLIWDRALGMPLERPKSYSTEHIKKLFEGK, from the exons ATGAGCTTCATTGCTGGCAGAAATGTCCTTAGGTCGCAG GTCAAGCCTTCTCTTGCCAGGTCGTTCACGTCTACTCATGCCGCATACGTGCCGTCTCTCAAGGACCGTATGGCTGAACTTATTCCTAAGGAAATTGAGAACGTGAAGGCTGTCCGTGCCGCTCATGGAAGCAAGCCTCTTGGCGAGACCACTGTTGATATGGCCTATGGAGGGATGCGTGGTATTAAGGGTCTCATCTGGGAAGGATCCGTCCTCGACCCCAACGAGGGAATTCGTTTCCGTGGATTGACTATCCCAGAGTGTCAGCAAAAACTCCCTACTGCGCCAGGTGGCTCTGAACCTTTGCCTGAGGGTCTTTTTTGGCTGCTTTTGACGGGTGAAGTTCCCACGGATGAGCAGGTCAAGGGTCTCTCTCAAGAGTGGGCTGCAAGGGCTACTATTCCCAAgtttgttgaagaattaATTGACCGATGCCCTAATACTCTTCACCCCATGACTCAGTTCTCTATCGCTGTTAATGCT CTTAACCACGACTCTGCCTTTGCCAAGGCTTATTCTAGCGGCGTCCACAAAAAGGAGTATTGGAAAACCACTTTTGACGACTCCATGGACCTTATTGCCAAACTTCCCAACATTGCGGGCCGTATCTTCCGAAACGTCTTTGGTGACGGCAAGCTTCCTCCCGTAGACCCCAACAAGGACTATTCTGCCAACCTAGCCTCCTTGCTTGGCTTTGGTGACAATGCCGACTTTGTTGAACTCATGAGGCTTTACATCTCTATTCACTCTGACCACGAAGGTGGTAATGTATCTGCCCACACTGGTCACCTTGTCGGCTCCGCTCTCTCTGACCCTTTCCTTGCTTTTGGCGCCTCCTTGAATGGCCTTGCTGGTCCTCTCCATGGTCTCGCCAATCAAGAAGTTCTTCGATGGGTCCAAAAGATGCGATCACAGATTGGTGAGGATGCTTCTGACGAGAAAGTTGCCGAGTACGTCTGGTCTACCCTCAAATCTGGCCAGGTCGTTCCCGGCTACGGTCACGCCGTTCTTAGGAAGACT GATCCCCGATATACTGCTCAAAGAGAGTTTGCTCTCAAGCACCTCCCCAATGACCCTCTCTTCAAGCTCGTCGGCCAGATCTACAAGATTGTACCCAACATTCTCCTCGAAGCCGGCAAAGCCAAGA ACCCCTGGCCTAACGTCGATGCTCACTCTGGTGTTCTTCTTACCTATTATGGACTTCACCAACAAGACTTTTACACGGTCCTCTTTGGTGTTTCTAGAGCGTTTGGTGTTGTCTCTCAGCTTATTTGGGACCGAGCTCTTGGT ATGCCTTTGGAGAGGCCCAAATCTTACTCTACCGAGCATATCAAGAAACTCTTTGAGGGCAAGTAA
- a CDS encoding S-adenosylmethionine decarboxylase proenzyme, with protein sequence MTTDTVSDLIITSPGPFEGPEKLLEIWFAPSVEALPPATEPSLAAGLKTRSAGKSKLKGLRTVPREVWEEMLDIVKCKVLSMVEGDDLDAYLLSESSLFVAPHLLILKTCGTTLNLLGLYRVIEIARQYCGFNNVWRCFYSRKSFYFPERQQGPHRDWRDEIRFLDNVFGTAGAAYTVGPMNRDHWLLYLTTPNSQPIIPNAPPKSITSPSSPLTLPKPMMLLCAPDYQDTTLEILMTHLSSEARAPFFHNCETSSSSSTSGHDLGKAISTKLGIDKLFPQEDAVLDSFGFDPCGYSANAVIGTGMPTPSGDKPGGGYFTIHVTPEEGWSYASFECNVPLPSSSSSSATTQRPTLQKLIRNVVDIFQPSRLSITLFVSTSSGSCPASETEIKVWNSFGTDLLGKEFARKDRIGYEFDGYDLVFACFEKKAWVEPQIAKDAIGE encoded by the exons ATGACCACTGATACTGTCAGTGATTTAATAATAACCTCACCAGGCCCATTCGAAGGCCCCGAAAAGCTTCTCGAAATATGGTTTGCTCCATCAGTAGAAGCTCTGCCCCCGGCAACAGAGCCCAGTTTGGCTGCTGGCCTTAAGACACGATCTGCTGGGAAGAGCAAGTTGAAAGGACTTAGAACGGTGCCACGAGAGGTATGGGAAGAAATGCTCGATATTGTTAAATGCAAAGTCTTGAGTATGGTGGAAGGAGATGACTTGGATGCGTATTTGTTGAG CGAGTCTTCACTATTTGTTGCTCCTCATCTCCTCATTCTCAAGACTTGTGGTACCACACTCAATTTGCTCGGCCTTTACAGAGTCATTGAGATCGCTCGTCAGTACTGTGGATTCAATAATGTCTGGAGATGCTTTTATTCTCGCAAGTCTTTCTATTTTCCCGAACGGCAACAAGGTCCTCATCGAGACTGGAGAGACGAGATACGCTTCTTGGATAATGTGTTCG GTACTGCTGGAGCAGCCTATACTGTCGGCCCTATGAACAGAGACCACTGGCTTCTCTACCTTACCACGCCCAACTCTCAACCAATTATTCCCAATGCTCCTCCCAAATCAATcacctctccttcttcccCTCTCACCTTACCCAAACCTATGATGCTTCTCTGCGCACCCGACTACCAAGACACCACTTTGGAAATTCTCATGACCCATCTATCTTCCGAGGCTCGTGCTCCATTCTTTCATAATTGTGAAACGagttcctcttcttctacatctGGACATGATTTAGGGAAAGCCATCTCTACCAAGCTTGGTATTGACAAGCTTTTCCCTCAAGAAGACGCTGTTTTAGactcttttggctttgatcCATGCGGATACTCGGCCAACGCTGTGATTGGAACAGGTATGCCCACGCCCTCTGGGGATAAGCCCGGAGGTGGGTACTTCACTATTCACGTCACGCCAGAAGAGGGATGGTCTTATGCTTCCTTTGAATGCAATGTGCCACTTCCCAGTTCTTCGTCCAGTTCTGCCACCACTCAACGACCAACCTTGCAAAAGCTTATCCGTAATGTCGTCGACATCTTTCAGCCTTCTCGCCTTTCTATAACTCTCTTTGTTTCCACGTCTAGTGGTTCATGTCCAGCCTCAGAAACAGAGATCAAGGTTTGGAATTCTTTTGGGACAGATTTGTTAGGCAAGGAGTTTGCGAGAAAGGACCGAATTGGTTATGAATTTGATGGATACGATTTGGTGTTTGcttgttttgagaagaaagcttGGGTGGAACCTCAGATTGCGAAAGACGCTATCGGAGAATGA